The nucleotide sequence ATAACCCGCCGCCCCCAACGCCTGCGGCAACAGTGCCAGGACCAGGCAGCCGACGGCCATGGCGAGCAACCCGATAACCGTCATCCGCCGTGCGCCGAAACGGTCGGCGACGCGCCCGGCGGGCATCCCCGTGAGCGCCGCCACGCAGGGGCCGATGGCCAGCACCAGCCCGGTGACCGTCGGGTTCAGGCCCAACCCATGGGCGAGGTAGAACGGCCCGACCACCAGCGTGGTCATGATCACCGTTGCCACCAGTGTGCTCATGGCCAGGCTGGCGCTCAGCACCCGGTTACGCAATTGCGCCAGGCGGATCAATGGCGAAGCGACGCGTGCCTGGGCCAGCACGAACAAGCCCAGGCCCACCGCTGCCGCCAGCAACAACACCAGGTTGAGCACAGCAAAATGCCCGCGCCCGAGGGTCATCGCCAGGGCATACGCCGCCAACGTCAGCGCCAGCAGCACGGTCCCGATCACGTCGAAACCGCCCCGTGCGCCGGAGGTCTGCGGGCGATCCGCCGGCAGGTAGCGCGACGCCAGATACAGCGTCATTAGGCCCAGCGGCACGCTGACCAGGAAGATCGCCTGCCAGCCAAACCCCGAGATCAGCAAACCACCCAGCGAAGGCCCCATCGCCGTGCCAATCGCCGACATCGTGCCCAGCAGGCCCATGGCGCTGCCGGTCCTGTCCCGGCTCACCGTCGCGCCCACGAACGCCATGGTCAGGGCCATCATCAGCGCCGCGCCAAGGCCTTGCACCGCGCGGGCGCCGATCAACCAGGCCAGCGACGGCGCCAGGCTGCACAGCAGCGAGGCGAGGGTGAACACGGCAATGCCCGCCAGCAGCAAGCGGCGCCGACCCATAAGGTCACCGAGGCGGCCGGCGCTGACGATCAACGTGGTGATGGCCAGCAGGTAGGCGAGCACCACCCATTGCACTTGCTGGAAGCTGGCGTCGAACACCTGCGCCAGGGTCGGCAAGCCGACGTTGGCAATGCTGGTACCCAACGACGACAGCAACATCGACAGCGACAGGCTGACCAGCGCCCAACGCACGGTGGGTGTATGTGGCGTGCTGTCCACGCTGGCAATCGTCGGTTTCATCGGGCTCTCCTGATAGGCAAATGGCGCTATCGGAAATCTACGCCCGCGCCTAACATGGCGGAAGACGCACGGTTTGCACTTTATTCATGCACACGACGCCCTATCACCCGTACGAGGCGAGCCATGTCCACACCCGATTTCAACCTGCTGATCACCCTGGATGTGCTGCTGGCCGAAGGCAGCGTGGCGCGTGCGGCCAAGCGCCTGCGCCTGAGCCCGTCGGCGATGAGCCGGGCCCTGGCGCGGCTGCGCGAAACCACCGGTGACCCGCTGCTGGTGCGCGCCGGCCGCGGGCTGGTGGCCACGCCCCGGGCGCAGGAGTTGCGCGAGCGGGTCGGTCAACTGGTGCAGGAAGCCGAAGCGATGCTGCGCCCGGCAGAGCAGCCGGACCTGAGTCAGGTGTCCCGCACGTTCACCTTGCGCACCCGCGAGGGTTTCGTCGACAGCTTCGGCCCGGCACTGATCGCCCGGGTGGCCGCCCAGGCGCCCGGCGTGCGCCTGCGTTTTGTCGGCAAGCCGGACAAGGACAGCACGGCCCTGCGCGAGGGCAGTGTCGATCTGGAAACCGGAGTGGTGGGGGATGGCGCCAGCCCCGAGCTACGCACCCAGGGTTTGTTCCGTGATCGCTTCATCGGCGTGGTGCGTGCCGGTCATCCGCTGGGCGAGGGTGAGATCAGCGCCGAACGGTTTGCCGCGTGCGGCCATGTGGCCGTGTCCCGGCGCGGTCTGGACAAGGGACCCATAGACGAGGCGCTGGCGCAGTTGAGCCTGCAACGGCACATCGTCACCTCGGTCGCCGGCTTCTCCACCGCACTGGCACTGGCCCGCGCCACCGACCTGATCGCGACCATCCCGGCGCACTACACCGAAAGCCTGCGCACGGGCATGCACAGCTTCGAGCTGCCGATTGCGTTGCCGCCTTTTACGGTGTCGATGCTCTGGCATCCGCGCATGGACGCGGACCCGGTGCATCGCTGGTTGCGTGGGTGTGTGCGGGAGGTGTGCGGGCAATAGACAGCGCTTGCCCGCCGGTTCAGAAGGTGAACGAACGCGAACCTTGGTGGGCCAGCTCGACGTCCAGCAGGTGTTCGGCCAGCACGTCGTTGAGGAAGCGGAACTGATCGTTGAGGCCGACCACTTCGTTACTGAAATGGTGAGTGGCGGCAGGCATCAGCAAGTCTTCGAAGCGCTTGTTGAACACCAGCGCACGGGTTTTGCGCGAGACGACCTGCTGCGAGTAGTAGTTCTTGCCAAACACCGGAAAGCTCACGGCGAGGTTGACGATATGGATCATTAAGAGCACTCCTCGGTCAGGACGTACCACGCAAAAACGCTCAGCGTGAAGGCTGTCAGGGCCAGGCAAGTCAGAAGATGAATCAGCATGATGGGCCCCTCCAGTTCGGGGTTGTGTGTCGGGTTGAAGTCGATCCTACGCTGACGGTGCTGGGGCGGAAGGCATTCGTGGCGATTGTGAATATCGACGATGGTGATGGTTGGGATTTGGGGTGTCTGTGAGGGCCGATCGCGAGCAGGCTCGCTCCCACAGTTTGGATTTGTGAACACCGGACCATTGTGGGAGCGAGCCTGCTCGCGATCGGCCCTCAAGACCACCACAAAACCCCAGAGCTATACTTCAACTCACCCCCAACCCACCCTGGACACCGCGACCTTGAACTCCCGTTCGCTGATCGTCGCCGTGCTGATCATCCTGGCCGGATGCGCCACGACTTCGCGCGCGCCGCCGCCAGCGCCACCGGTGATCATCGCCCCGGCCACCTGGCAGCAGGTCGACCGGGACATAGTCGAGGCCTCGCGCTCGGCCACCGAGCAGACCAAGATTTACAGCCGCGGCGCCATGGAATACTGGCGCACCCGGGTCTACCAGTTGACCGAGGAAAACTTCATCCCCTGGTTCAGCAGCTACTGGACCCAGGAATGGCTGTCGATGAAGGTAAGCTGGTACACCATCAGCGCCCAGGGCGAGCAGGACGCCTCGGCCAAGCGCCTGGCCGCCTATCTGCTGGAGGAGTACCAGGAACGGGTGCTCAACCCGGTGGCCGTGGAAATCGACCCCGACCAGATCCTCGCGCTGTCCACCGCCTTTTACGTCGACATCCTCCAGGAAGAGCTACAGAAGATCTCCCAGCGCTACGGCGTGCCCATGGCCCAGCTCAATGGTCGCCTGCAGAAAGTCCCGGCCATCGCCCTCGGCCCGCCGCCCGCGCGGGACGCTTCGTTGTACCAGGTGGTGCACACCCAGCCGCTGAACACCTTGCCGGCCTATGCGGCGCTGATCGACAAGATCCACAAGGCCGGGGGCGACAAGGGTGTGGATTCCACCGACACCGCCATGGCGCCGGTGGCCAAGCGCGCCAGCCAGCGCATGGAAGCGGAAATGGCCCCACGTGGCGCCGCCAGTGCGGTGGCGGCCGCTGCCGGCAAGCTCGCCGGCGGCCTGATCACCGTGGGCGTGGCCGGGATTCGTGCGCTGATCCAGGCCAGCGACCGCCCGGACAGCGAAGCGCTGATCCGCAGCAGCCTGGGCAACACCTTCGACAAGGCCTGGATAAAACTGGTGCAGAACCCGACCAGCGGGGTCATGGCCGGCACGCTGTACATGGCCGGGCAGATCGAGGGCAACCTGGCCGGCAGCGCCGAAGTGCCGTCGGTCAGTTCAGGTGGGGCGGGTGTCGATTGGGAGCCGCCGCAAGCGACTAACCAGCAGTTCGTCCCCCAACCCCACGCTGGAGAATGACCATGTCCTACGTTGATGGCTGCGTGATCGCGGTGCCCACCGCCAACCGCAGCAAATTCGAGCAACACGCCAAGACCACCGCCGCGATCTTCAAGGAGAACGGCGCCCTGAGCATCGTCGAATGCTGGGGCGAGGACGTGCCCGATGGCAAAGTGACCTCGTTTCCCCAGGCGGTGAAGCTCAAACCCGACGAAACCGTGGTGTTCGCCTGGATCGTCTGGCCGGACAAGGCCACCCGCGAGGCCGGCATGCAGAAAATGATGGCCGACCCACGCATGCAGTCCGACGCCAATCCGATGCCGTTCGATGGCCAGCGCATGATCTTCGGCGGCTTCGACATCTTCCTGCAGGCCTGAACCGGTGCAGGGTCACTCCGGCGACGGGGTGATCCTGCAACTCTTGCGGTTGTGGATCTCGTCGTCCGTGGGCCGCTGCCTGACGAATTCGAAACGCGGCTCACCTTCGCTATAGTGAACCAGCCAGCCCCATTCCAGCTCTGACTCCTTCTGTCCCGGTTGCGGTGGCCTGGCCCACCATGGCTCTTTGCTGATGATTTCTCGCATGGCCCTGTCCCGTTCATTCGGATGCTTGAACTATAACGTGCATGTCAGGAGGTGCCAGGCGTGAGCGACGAAACCCGTGAGCCGGTCAAGCGGCTGTTCTTTGCGTTGGGCTGTGCGCCCGAGCAGCGCAAGGCCATCGCCCGCTGGCGCAGCGAACTGCGGCTGCGCCACGGCAAACCGGTGCCCTCGGAGAATTTTCACCTGACTCTGTTGTTCCTCGGGGCGGTGGAGGTGGCGAAGATTGGCGAGATCTGCAACGCCGTGAGCCAGGTGCAGACGCCGGGTGCGTTGCGGGTGGCGCTGGACCGGGTCGATGCCTGGCGGCGTGCCGGGGCGCTGGTGCTGGCGTGCGAACAGCCGCCACCGGCGTTGTTGCGCCTGGCGTATGCGCTGGAGCAGGCGATGTTGCCGTTTGGGCTGGAAGAGACGCCGAAGGAATTTCGGCCGCACCTGACCTTGATGCGCGATTTTCGCGAGCCGGTGCCTGAGTCGGCGACGCCGCCGGAATTTTACCTGCGCGCCGATCGGTTTGCCCTGTTCGAATCGCACAAGGGCCGGTATCGCGCTTTGGCCGAATGGCCCCTATAAAAAAAGGCGCCCGAGGAGGGCGCCCAAGCTCACCTTAACCGAGGAAGCCAGGTGAGGCCGTTCGGCAGAGAGAGTGCAGCGGTGGTAAGGCGCTGCTTGAACGGAAACTTGATGGCCTCATCGCGAGCAGGCTCGCTCCCACAATTTGGATGTGTGAACACGGACCCCTGTGGGAGCGAGCCTGCTCGCGATGCGATTTCAATGGGGACAACTACTTCCCAAGCTTCACCCGCGTCCACCCCCGGGTCATCACCCGCTGGATGCCGATGGGCATGTCCGGAATCGCATACAGCGTCGCCAGCACATCCTGCGGCGGGTAGGAGCCCGGGTCGTCGCGAATGGCTTCATCGACCAATGGCGTCGCCGCCGCGTTGGCATTGCTGTAGCCGATGTTGTTGGTGACCTCGGCAATGATGTCCGGGCGCATCAGGAAGTTCATGAACAGGTGGGCGTTTGCAACGTTGGCCGCATCCCGGGGGATGGCGACCATGTCGTAGAAACTGCCGGCGCCTTCCCTGGGAATGCTGTAGTCGATCTGCACCTGGTTGCCGGCTTCCTGGGCGCGAGCCTTGGCTTGCAGCACGTCACCGGAGTAACCGACCGCCACGCAGATGTTGCCGTTGGCCAGGTCCGAGATGTACTTGGAGGAATGGAAGTACGCCACCGACGGACGGATCTTCATGAACAGTTCCTGCGCCTGGGCAATCTGCGCCTTGTCCTTGGAGTTCACCGGGTAGCCCAGGTAGTGCAGGGCGGCGGGCAGCATCTCGGTGGGTGAGTCGAGGAAGCTGATGCCACAGGCCTTGAGCTTCTCGGCGTTCTCCGGCTTGAACAGCAGGTCCCAGGAATTGGTCGGCGCATCGGCGCCCAGCGCTTCCCTGACCTTGGCCGGGTTGAAGCCGATACCGATCGAACCCCACATGTACGGGAACGCATGGGCGTTGTCCGGATCGCTCGCCGAGGCGTTTTTCAGCAGCACCGGGTTGAGGTTCTTCCAGTTCGGCAGCCTGGATTTATCCAGTTCCTGATAAACCCCGGCCTTGATCTGCTTGGCCAGGAAACTGTTGGACGGCACGACGATGTCGTAGCCCGATTTCCCCGCGAGCAAACGCGCCTCGAGGGTCTCGTTGCTGTCGAACACGTCATAGGTCACGTGGATGCCGGTCTCGTCTTCGAACTTCTTGACGGTGTCCGGGGCGATGTAGTCCGACCAGTTGTAGACGCGCAGCACCTTGTCATCGGCCTGTGCGAGCGAGGTGATCGCGCCCATCAGGGACAGGGTCAGCAGAGTCCTGCCAAGCATTTTCATCGGTACAGCTTCCTTCTTGTTATGCATTACGCAACGCAGTAAAACGCGACGGCGTCAGGCCGTCGCTTGAGTCATGGGCTTTGGTGCGGGTTGCCAGGCTTCGCTGGCGGTCTGGTCCATGGCTTCCTGGATCGCCCGCTTGCGGGTCGCTTCGGCGCGGCGACCGAAGTACCAGACCAGGAAGGTCACCAGGGACACGGCGAGCAGGATCAGGCTGGCCACGGCGTTGATCTCCGGCTTCACGCCCAGGCGCACCGCCGAGAACACTTCCATCGGCAGGGTGGTGGAGCCCGGGCCCGAAACGAAGCTGGCCAGTACCAGGTCGTCCAGCGACAGGGCGAACGACATCATGCCGCCGGCGGCCAGGGACGGCGCGATCATCGGAATGGTGATCAGGAAAAACACCTTGAAGGGTTTTGCCCCCAGGTCCATGGCCGCTTCCTCGATGGACAAATCCAGCTCACGCAAACGCGAGGACACCACCACCGCCACATAGGCGGCGCAGAACGTGGTGTGGGCGATCCAGATGGTGACGATGCCACGCTCCATCGGCCAACCGATCAACTGCGCCATGGCCACGAACAGCAGCAACAGCGACAGGCCGGTGATCACCTCGGGCATCACCAGTGGCGCGGTGACCAGGCCACCGAACAGCGTGCGGCCCTTGAAGCGGGTGACGCGGGTCAGCACGAACGCTGCCAGCGTACCCAGCGCCACGGCGGCCACCGCCGTGTAGCAGGCGATCTCCAGCGAGCGCACCACCGAGCCCATCAGTTGCGTGTTGTCGAGCAAGCCTGCGTACCACTTCACCGACCAGCCGCCCCACACCGTCACCAGTTTCGAGGCGTTGAACGAGTAGATCACCAGGATCAGCATCGGCAAGTAAATGAAGGCCAGGCCGAACACCAGCATGAACGTTGAAAAACTTGCGCGTTTCATCCCCGACCCTCCATCTCTTTGGCCTGGCTACGGTTGAACAGCAGAATCGGTACGATCAGGATCAACAGCATCACCACCGCCAGGGCGGACGCCACCGGCCAGTCGCGGTTGTTGAAGAACTCCTGCCACAGCACACGGCCGATCATCAGGGTTTCCGGGCCGCCCAGCAGTTCCGGAATCACGAACTCGCCCACCACGGGAATGAACACCAGCATGCAACCGGCGATGATGCCGTTCTTGGCCAGCGGCACGGTGATTTTCCAGAAGTTGTTGAAGTTGCTCGAACCCAGGTCCGACGCGGCTTCCAGCAGGCTATGATCGTGCTTGACCAGGTTGGCGTACAGCGGCAGCACCATGAACGGCAGGTAGGCGTAGACGACGCCGATGTACACCGCCGTGTTGGTGTTGAGGATCTCGATAGGGTGGTTGGTCAGCCCGGTCCACATCAGGAACGCGTTGAGCAGGCCGTTGTTGCTGAGGATGCCCATCCACGCATACACGCGGATCAGGATGGCGGTCCAGGTCGGCATCATGATCAACAGCAGCAGGACGTTCTGCGTTTCCTTGCGGGTTGTGGTGATCGCGTAGGCCATCGGGAAACCGATCAGCAGGCACATCAACGTGCTGAGGAACGCCACCTTCAACGAACCGAAGTACGCCGAGATGTACAGCTCGTCCTCGGTCAGCATCAGGTAGTTGCCGACGTTCATGAACAGTTGCAGCTTCTGTTCGGCGTAGGTGTAGATCTCGGAGTAGGGCGGGATGGCCAGCGCCGCTTCCGAGAAGCTGATCTTCATCACCAGGAAGAACGGCAACAGGAAAAACAGGCACAGCCACAAAAACGGAATGCCGATGACGATCTTGCGGCCGCTGGGCACGAAGCGCATGAATTGCTGGTTGAGAGTACTCATGAGCGCAGTACCACGCCGCTGTCGTCTTCCCACCACACGTAGACCTTGTCGTCCCAGGTCGGGCGTGCGCCACGGCGTTCGGCGTTGGCCATGAACGACTGGACGATCTTGCCGCCGGGCAGCTCGACGTAGAACACCGAGTGGCCGCCCAGGTAGGCGATGTCGTGCACTTTGCCCGCCGACCAGTTGTAGCGGAACTCCGGTTGGCTGGTGCTGACCAGCAGTTTTTCCGGGCGGATGGCGTAGGTGATCGACTTGTCTTCCACCGAGGTGCTGACGCCGTGGCCGACGTAGATCTTCTGCTCCAGGTCCGGGCTGTGGATGATCGCGTGGCCTTCGAGGTCTTCGACCACGGTGCCGTCGAAGGCATTCACGTTGCCGATGAATTCGCAGACCATGCGGCTGACCGGCGCTTCATAGATGTCGACGGGGCTGCCGATCTGGGCGATCCAGCCCAGGTGCATGATGGCGATGCGCTGGGCCATGGTCATGGCCTCTTCCTGGTCGTGGGTCACCATCACGCAGGTCACGCCGACGCGTTCGATGATCTCCACCAGTTCCAGTTGCATCTGCGAGCGCAGCTTTTTGTCCAGAGCGCCCATCGGCTCGTCGAGCAGCAACAGCTTCGGCCGCTTGGCCAGGGAGCGGGCGAGGGCCACGCGCTGGCGCTGGCCGCCGGACAGTTGATGAGGCTTGCGCTTGGCGTATTGGGTCATGTGCACCAGGCGCAGCATCTCTTCCACACGGGCGTCGATCTCGGCGGCCGGCAACTTGTCCTGCTTGAGGCCGAAGGCGATGTTCTGCGCCACGGTCATGTGTGGGAACAGGGCGTAAGACTGGAACATCATGTTGATCGGCCGTTCGTACGGCGGCATGTCGGTGATGTCCACGCCATCGAGCAGGATCCGCCCTTCGGTCGGGCGCTCGAAGCCGGCGAGCATGCGCAGCAGGGTCGATTTGCCGGAACCGGAACCGCCGAGCAGGGCGAAGATCTCGCCTTGATGAATCTCCAGGGAGACATCGTCCACTGCGGTGGTTTCGTCGAATTTCTTGGTGACGCGGTCGACTTTCACCAACACCTTTTTCGGTGATTGATGACCTTCGAGGGCCTTCCTGTAAGTGCTGGAGGCGTTTGCCATGTGAAACTCCCAACAGGTCGTCGGGCCAACGCGGCCTGACTTAATAGTTGATTGCAAACCCGGGTTTCATGGCTGACACCAACCCCTGTAGGAGCGAGCTTGCTCGCGATGCGGTGCGCCAGTCACCATTTGAATCGCCTGACACTACGCATCGCGAGCAAGCTCGCTCCTACAGGGGGCTGTGTTGCCCCCGGGTTTATTCGGCGCCGCCATCCTGGCTGCCTGGGTGGTGCTTTTTGTTGTTGATGCGGTTTGTTATCGCGAAAAGCAGGCGCGCGCAGGCACGCCCATTCCTCACGGGAGCAGTAAAAGGTTTTGGGTGCTTAGCGGGTTTTACGCAGCGCGGCCCGTCGCCGGCAGGCATCGCCGAACGCCTGGAAAATGCTCAGGTACGGCGGATTCGACAGCACCTGCCATTCCGGATGCCATTGCACGCCGACGGCAAAACTCGGGCTGTGGCCCACGGAGATCGCCTCGATCAAGCCGTCCGGCGCAATCGCTTCCACCCGCAGGCCCGGCGCGAGACGGTCGATGCCCTGGCTGTGAATCGAATTGACCATGAACTCGGCCGGCAACTGCAGCGCTTCGAACACGCCGCCCGGTTGCACCGTGACCGCGTGCGCCGGGGCGTATTGCACCGCCAGTTCAGGGCTGTCGGCTTCGCGGTGATCGAGCATGCCCGGCAGTTCGTGCACCTTCTGGTGCAGGCTGCCGCCGAAGGCCACGTTCATTTCCTGGAAGCCGCGGCAAATGCCCAGCACCGGAACGCCAGCGGCAATCGCGGCACGTAACAGGGGAAGAGTGGTGGCGTCCCGCGCCGGATCGTGATCCGTGCCGGGGGCACTGGCCGGGCCCTGATAGTGGAAGGGCTCCACGTTCGACGGCGAGCCGGTGAGCAGCAAACCGTCGAGATGGGTCAGCACTTCGGTGATTTCCGTCAGTTCGCCCAGGGAAGGTATGACCACTGGCATCCCCAAGGCCGCCACGCTGACAGCACGCAGGTACTTGTCGCCGCTGATGTGGTAGGGGTGCAGGCCAATCTGTTTGACGCACGCAGTAACGCCGATCAATGGCTTGAATGCCATTTTTATCACCTCGAAGTTTGACACTTGAACGAGCTTTTCCGGAGCTTAGCCTTGTTGATTTTAATTGACAACTGTCATGTAAAAAATTCTAAACGCCGCGCGTCCGATCCTCAGGATTTACGCGGTGCGGCGGACTGATCTGCGATTTTTGTCCGCCGTAAACCCCCGAAAATAAAGGATGAAAGGCTGGGTGTTCGCTATTGACTTCACTTTGCCGT is from Pseudomonas sp. MYb118 and encodes:
- a CDS encoding MFS transporter: MKPTIASVDSTPHTPTVRWALVSLSLSMLLSSLGTSIANVGLPTLAQVFDASFQQVQWVVLAYLLAITTLIVSAGRLGDLMGRRRLLLAGIAVFTLASLLCSLAPSLAWLIGARAVQGLGAALMMALTMAFVGATVSRDRTGSAMGLLGTMSAIGTAMGPSLGGLLISGFGWQAIFLVSVPLGLMTLYLASRYLPADRPQTSGARGGFDVIGTVLLALTLAAYALAMTLGRGHFAVLNLVLLLAAAVGLGLFVLAQARVASPLIRLAQLRNRVLSASLAMSTLVATVIMTTLVVGPFYLAHGLGLNPTVTGLVLAIGPCVAALTGMPAGRVADRFGARRMTVIGLLAMAVGCLVLALLPQALGAAGYVVPIVVLTLGYAVFQTANNTTVMGDVAAEQRGVIAGLLNLSRNLGLITGASVMGAVFAFATQAADVASASPQAIGHGMRVTFAVAFGLILLALALSCGSGLARDGRQR
- a CDS encoding LysR family transcriptional regulator; its protein translation is MSTPDFNLLITLDVLLAEGSVARAAKRLRLSPSAMSRALARLRETTGDPLLVRAGRGLVATPRAQELRERVGQLVQEAEAMLRPAEQPDLSQVSRTFTLRTREGFVDSFGPALIARVAAQAPGVRLRFVGKPDKDSTALREGSVDLETGVVGDGASPELRTQGLFRDRFIGVVRAGHPLGEGEISAERFAACGHVAVSRRGLDKGPIDEALAQLSLQRHIVTSVAGFSTALALARATDLIATIPAHYTESLRTGMHSFELPIALPPFTVSMLWHPRMDADPVHRWLRGCVREVCGQ
- a CDS encoding DUF1428 domain-containing protein, which translates into the protein MSYVDGCVIAVPTANRSKFEQHAKTTAAIFKENGALSIVECWGEDVPDGKVTSFPQAVKLKPDETVVFAWIVWPDKATREAGMQKMMADPRMQSDANPMPFDGQRMIFGGFDIFLQA
- the thpR gene encoding RNA 2',3'-cyclic phosphodiesterase, yielding MSDETREPVKRLFFALGCAPEQRKAIARWRSELRLRHGKPVPSENFHLTLLFLGAVEVAKIGEICNAVSQVQTPGALRVALDRVDAWRRAGALVLACEQPPPALLRLAYALEQAMLPFGLEETPKEFRPHLTLMRDFREPVPESATPPEFYLRADRFALFESHKGRYRALAEWPL
- a CDS encoding polyamine ABC transporter substrate-binding protein; amino-acid sequence: MKMLGRTLLTLSLMGAITSLAQADDKVLRVYNWSDYIAPDTVKKFEDETGIHVTYDVFDSNETLEARLLAGKSGYDIVVPSNSFLAKQIKAGVYQELDKSRLPNWKNLNPVLLKNASASDPDNAHAFPYMWGSIGIGFNPAKVREALGADAPTNSWDLLFKPENAEKLKACGISFLDSPTEMLPAALHYLGYPVNSKDKAQIAQAQELFMKIRPSVAYFHSSKYISDLANGNICVAVGYSGDVLQAKARAQEAGNQVQIDYSIPREGAGSFYDMVAIPRDAANVANAHLFMNFLMRPDIIAEVTNNIGYSNANAAATPLVDEAIRDDPGSYPPQDVLATLYAIPDMPIGIQRVMTRGWTRVKLGK
- a CDS encoding ABC transporter permease subunit; this translates as MKRASFSTFMLVFGLAFIYLPMLILVIYSFNASKLVTVWGGWSVKWYAGLLDNTQLMGSVVRSLEIACYTAVAAVALGTLAAFVLTRVTRFKGRTLFGGLVTAPLVMPEVITGLSLLLLFVAMAQLIGWPMERGIVTIWIAHTTFCAAYVAVVVSSRLRELDLSIEEAAMDLGAKPFKVFFLITIPMIAPSLAAGGMMSFALSLDDLVLASFVSGPGSTTLPMEVFSAVRLGVKPEINAVASLILLAVSLVTFLVWYFGRRAEATRKRAIQEAMDQTASEAWQPAPKPMTQATA
- a CDS encoding ABC transporter permease subunit, which encodes MPSGRKIVIGIPFLWLCLFFLLPFFLVMKISFSEAALAIPPYSEIYTYAEQKLQLFMNVGNYLMLTEDELYISAYFGSLKVAFLSTLMCLLIGFPMAYAITTTRKETQNVLLLLIMMPTWTAILIRVYAWMGILSNNGLLNAFLMWTGLTNHPIEILNTNTAVYIGVVYAYLPFMVLPLYANLVKHDHSLLEAASDLGSSNFNNFWKITVPLAKNGIIAGCMLVFIPVVGEFVIPELLGGPETLMIGRVLWQEFFNNRDWPVASALAVVMLLILIVPILLFNRSQAKEMEGRG
- the potA gene encoding polyamine ABC transporter ATP-binding protein yields the protein MANASSTYRKALEGHQSPKKVLVKVDRVTKKFDETTAVDDVSLEIHQGEIFALLGGSGSGKSTLLRMLAGFERPTEGRILLDGVDITDMPPYERPINMMFQSYALFPHMTVAQNIAFGLKQDKLPAAEIDARVEEMLRLVHMTQYAKRKPHQLSGGQRQRVALARSLAKRPKLLLLDEPMGALDKKLRSQMQLELVEIIERVGVTCVMVTHDQEEAMTMAQRIAIMHLGWIAQIGSPVDIYEAPVSRMVCEFIGNVNAFDGTVVEDLEGHAIIHSPDLEQKIYVGHGVSTSVEDKSITYAIRPEKLLVSTSQPEFRYNWSAGKVHDIAYLGGHSVFYVELPGGKIVQSFMANAERRGARPTWDDKVYVWWEDDSGVVLRS
- a CDS encoding gamma-glutamyl-gamma-aminobutyrate hydrolase family protein, encoding MAFKPLIGVTACVKQIGLHPYHISGDKYLRAVSVAALGMPVVIPSLGELTEITEVLTHLDGLLLTGSPSNVEPFHYQGPASAPGTDHDPARDATTLPLLRAAIAAGVPVLGICRGFQEMNVAFGGSLHQKVHELPGMLDHREADSPELAVQYAPAHAVTVQPGGVFEALQLPAEFMVNSIHSQGIDRLAPGLRVEAIAPDGLIEAISVGHSPSFAVGVQWHPEWQVLSNPPYLSIFQAFGDACRRRAALRKTR